The following are encoded in a window of Novosphingobium sp. THN1 genomic DNA:
- the lexA gene encoding transcriptional repressor LexA, which translates to MKEALDLKSKSGVHRLISALEERGFIRRLPNRARALEVLKQPDSAASKPAAAREAANTNSVITPLRTAAKAASPAPANDVIELPLHGKIAAGVPIEAMETAATLPVPAALLGAGEHYALEVSGDSMVEAGIFDGDYALVRKTDVARDGEIVVALVRGEEATLKYLHREKGMIRLDPANAAYDAQFYRPEEVAVQGKLAGLLRRYH; encoded by the coding sequence ATGAAGGAAGCGCTCGATCTCAAGTCGAAGTCTGGCGTTCACCGCCTGATCTCTGCCTTGGAAGAGCGTGGCTTCATCCGCCGCCTGCCCAATCGCGCCCGCGCTCTCGAAGTTCTGAAGCAGCCTGACAGTGCAGCAAGCAAGCCGGCGGCGGCGCGCGAAGCGGCAAACACCAATTCCGTGATCACACCGCTCCGCACTGCAGCCAAGGCGGCGTCGCCGGCGCCTGCCAACGACGTCATCGAACTGCCACTGCACGGCAAGATCGCGGCAGGTGTGCCGATCGAGGCAATGGAAACAGCAGCGACGTTGCCTGTCCCTGCCGCCCTGCTCGGCGCTGGTGAGCACTATGCGCTTGAAGTCTCTGGCGACTCGATGGTTGAAGCTGGCATCTTCGATGGAGACTACGCGCTGGTCCGCAAGACCGATGTGGCCCGCGATGGGGAGATCGTCGTTGCGCTGGTGCGGGGTGAAGAGGCGACTCTCAAGTACCTGCATCGTGAAAAGGGCATGATCCGCCTTGATCCCGCCAACGCGGCATACGATGCTCAGTTCTATCGCCCCGAAGAGGTTGCGGTACAGGGCAAGCTGGCGGGTTTGCTGCGGCGCTATCACTGA
- a CDS encoding energy transducer TonB yields MAYAIENTRRRQTQTFIAVGLLHGVAIWAIASGFANSMVTILTDRLPAKQWEDEEVKVTPVVPPPDVKPSPKPDNRSLVAPRPDIAVTPADPSSTVRDIEITPITPAEPVPGILPEPRPSPSPSFAVRTASPKGSPGSWVSDRDYPSAAIREEREGLTRFRLSIGVDGRVTGCEITGSSGSPDLDAATCMKVSARARFVPALGIDGMPTVGSYSGSVRWVLP; encoded by the coding sequence ATGGCTTATGCAATCGAAAATACGAGACGCAGGCAGACACAGACCTTCATCGCGGTCGGACTGCTTCATGGCGTGGCGATCTGGGCGATCGCTTCAGGTTTCGCCAACAGCATGGTCACAATCCTGACCGACCGTCTTCCAGCCAAGCAATGGGAAGACGAAGAGGTCAAGGTAACCCCGGTTGTTCCGCCCCCTGACGTGAAGCCCTCGCCCAAGCCGGACAACCGTTCGCTGGTTGCCCCACGTCCCGATATTGCCGTCACGCCCGCCGATCCTTCAAGCACGGTCCGCGATATCGAGATCACGCCGATCACGCCGGCCGAACCTGTGCCCGGTATCCTGCCCGAACCTCGCCCTTCTCCCTCGCCCAGCTTTGCCGTGCGCACGGCATCGCCAAAAGGATCGCCAGGTTCCTGGGTCTCGGACCGCGACTATCCCTCCGCCGCGATCAGGGAAGAACGGGAAGGATTGACCCGCTTTCGTCTTTCGATCGGTGTGGATGGGCGCGTAACGGGGTGCGAGATAACCGGTTCGAGCGGATCGCCAGACCTTGATGCCGCCACATGCATGAAGGTCAGCGCGCGAGCACGGTTCGTCCCGGCGCTTGGCATCGACGGCATGCCGACGGTGGGAAGCTATTCAGGTTCGGTACGCTGGGTCCTGCCCTGA